From the Huiozyma naganishii CBS 8797 chromosome 2, complete genome genome, one window contains:
- the KNAG0B02050 gene encoding GNAT family N-acetyltransferase gives MASDSIAIRYVTDGDKEEWTRLWLGFRAHYDIPIPDGLGDANFKRIMDDSVDMWSAFAVDTSRDDKPIGLVNWVSRPSTWDLTDIVYLHDLYVDENERVRGVGRKLIEFVYSEADKRGTPLVYWTTDHYNHRAQLLYTKVAKKTSKVIYEREL, from the coding sequence ATGGCCTCTGACAGCATAGCGATTAGATACGTCACTGACGGTGACAAAGAGGAATGGACCAGGTTATGGCTTGGATTCAGGGCCCATTATGATATTCCAATCCCCGATGGTCTCGGGGACGCCAATTTCAAGAGAATCATGGACGATTCCGTGGATATGTGGTCAGCGTTCGCCGTTGACACTTCAAGGGACGACAAGCCGATCGGTCTTGTCAATTGGGTGAGTCGACCATCCACATGGGACCTGACTGATATTGTATACCTTCACGATCTGTACGTGGACGAAAACGAGCGTGTTCGCGGCGTCGGACGCAAATTGATTGAGTTTGTCTACTCTGAAGCGGACAAGAGAGGCACCCCGCTGGTTTATTGGACCACTGACCATTACAACCACAGGGCACAGCTCCTGTACACGAAGGTAGCCAAGAAGACCAGCAAGGTGATCTACGAGAGGGAGTTATGA
- the SPO24 gene encoding Spo24p (similar to Saccharomyces cerevisiae YPR036W-A; ancestral locus Anc_7.453) yields MAFLPLLNAETSEPFVIPHLSPVTPQASRKNSDAYCTQLDALDTALAINAALGKNMELVEANTASAVGDAPARGRKGSLTLL; encoded by the coding sequence aTGGCTTTCCTACCACTATTGAACGCTGAAACTTCAGAACCCTTTGTTATTCCTCACTTGTCCCCTGTGACGCCACAGGCCTCGAGGAAGAACTCAGACGCGTACTGCACCCAATTGGACGCCCTGGACACCGCGCTGGCCATCAACGCCGCCCTGGGCAAGAACATGGAACTCGTGGAGGCCAACACGGCCTCTGCTGTCGGCGATGCTCCCGCAAGAGGCAGAAAAGGTTCTTTGACGTTGCTGTGA
- the ERV2 gene encoding flavin-linked sulfhydryl oxidase (similar to Saccharomyces cerevisiae ERV2 (YPR037C); ancestral locus Anc_7.456): MAPRILSRFNVVRLVSILSLLCLWLFFSSIEISFATSISHMKDPNVIIDSDIRFSEDYKMVSVYSDKRSSQLGQSAWLLFHSYLNGTEDHLNEKECHRVKRFVRIFAEEYPLCRGDVNVFNELVQSDPIPTSCGNRFLLKLWGCHVHNRMNVELGKQEYDCSLLFTDDELSDNSVKFNKVSISNEGEQPG; the protein is encoded by the coding sequence ATGGCCCCCCGAATACTGAGCAGGTTCAATGTAGTGAGGCTAGTCAGTATCCTGTCACTGCTGTGTCTGTGGTTATTCTTTTCTAGCATCGAGATTTCGTTTGCGACGTCGATCTCACACATGAAGGACCCCAATGTGATCATTGACAGCGACATACGGTTTTCCGAGGACTACAAGATGGTCTCTGTGTATTCTGACAAGCGCTCGAGCCAGTTAGGCCAGTCCGCgtggttgctgttccaCTCGTACCTGAACGGTACTGAGGATCATTTAAATGAGAAAGAGTGTCACCGCGTGAAACGGTTTGTCCGGATATTTGCAGAGGAGTACCCACTGTGCCGAGGAGATGTCAACGTGTTCAACGAGCTAGTACAGAGTGACCCAATACCGACCTCTTGTGGCAACCGGTTTCTGCTCAAGCTGTGGGGGTGTCACGTGCACAACCGAATGAACGTTGAGTTGGGCAAGCAAGAGTACGACTGTTCCTTGCTTTTCACTGATGACGAACTGAGTGATAACAGtgtcaaattcaacaaagtgAGTATTTCTAACGAGGGCGAGCAACCTGGTTGA
- the RAD34 gene encoding Rad34p (similar to Saccharomyces cerevisiae RAD34 (YDR314C); ancestral locus Anc_5.340), with product MATDSMESQDNSFENEILDQGDNNDIFFNSGSDLESHVDDRQEDSDTEENFSDTEWEEVPLHQDRNSNVTVTIDAEHLIRSGPKRKRRLPSISAKSRKENQQIKKLCFGLSIVMIPVMLNTLKERAYWADDIRLNRRLRRSVPKIIVQKFGHLNESKEMGKSLPTLLLGLVSWFRSNYKINSNGFRQNAKRLKYLLKHPSSDHYSYILNNPETFYGVRPALDSKNILEGIRNMAKMKMANRDILAVFFAVILQNLIRTDDDSARISICFAFPLIQYDQAVPNGNDTIDHVPNRFDTDLLQPYFWIQLEILDDLYTIDPIVHLKDDEIVSKHKAGGIIRIFEPKQQQQQHNFSYVVAINLKNKIVEDVSPRYLSNLAYRYFNFIPFRNPWGRSLSRKQYERFLGFLNQANHFDQALLETSQGMSLLAFQNFNPPLNVKDMYTSESFAIKSFLRANEVIDPSAKPVFIWKCGKFNEPVYWKGDILLLKSRQHWNMLGRAVEREAQPLKRKKFAPLKSKQLGKFYAEYEIRDLFSVDQTYLTPKLPNSKVGDDGLLITITDVEEFKNKFGNVEIYYEAVKPDGFEIFPLSDQDLNVKGLIRKYNKSKKHVRKIKYVDVVSGFDFKEKRGYAIPVVKSILVNKVDYTILQGLVKKHLELRNLQYWNTLLKKLAIKERLDSTYGE from the coding sequence TGACTGTCACTATCGATGCAGAACACCTCATTAGATCAGGaccgaaaagaaaaagaagactgCCGTCTATCTCTGCCAAGAGCAGGAAGGAGAATCAGCAGATTAAGAAATTATGCTTTGGCCTAAGCATTGTTATGATCCCAGTGAtgttgaacactttgaaggagagggCATATTGGGCAGATGATATCAGACTGAATCGAAGGTTGAGACGCTCAGTACCAAAAATAATTGTTCAGAAATTTGGTCATTTGAATGAGTCCAAAGAAATGGGTAAATCTTTACCGACTCTCCTACTTGGACTGGTTTCCTGGTTTAGGTCAAACTACAAGATAAATAGTAACGGTTTTCGTCAAAATGCAAAAAGGCTCAAATACCTCTTGAAACATCCGAGCAGCGATCACTATTCCTATATCCTGAATAACCCGGAAACTTTCTATGGAGTACGACCAGCATTGGATTCGAAGAATATACTAGAAGGTATTCGAAACATGgcaaaaatgaaaatgGCTAATCGCGATATTCTGGCCGTGTTTTTTGCAGTGATACTGCAAAATCTGATAAGAACAGATGACGATAGTGCAAGAATATCAATATGTTTTGCATTTCCGCTGATACAGTACGATCAAGCTGTTCCAAACGGAAACGATACGATAGATCATGTACCGAATAGATTTGATACTGACCTTCTTCAACCATATTTCTGGATCCAGTTAGAGATATTGGATGATCTCTACACGATTGATCCAATAGTCCATTTAAAAGACGATGAGATTGTTTCCAAACATAAGGCAGGTGGCATAATACGTATTTTTGAACcgaaacagcagcaacaacagcataATTTTAGTTATGTTGTCGCTATTAACttgaaaaacaaaatagtTGAAGATGTATCTCCAAGATACCTTTCAAATCTAGCATATCGTTATTTTAATTTCATTCCCTTCCGAAATCCTTGGGGAAGATCGCTGAGCAGAAAGCAATATGAGCGGTTTTTAGGATTCTTAAATCAGGCTAATCATTTTGATCAAGCACTTTTAGAAACATCTCAAGGAATGAGTTTATTGGCATTCCAGAATTTCAACCCGCCACTCAATGTCAAGGATATGTATACCTCCGAATCATTCGCTATAAAAAGCTTTTTGAGGGCCAATGAAGTGATCGATCCTTCAGCCAAGCCCGTTTTCATATGGAAATGTGGGAAATTCAATGAACCTGTTTACTGGAAAGGGGATATTTTATTGTTGAAGAGTAGGCAGCATTGGAACATGTTAGGAAGAGCGGTGGAAAGAGAAGCACAGCCGCTCAAACGGAAGAAATTTGCACCATTGAAAAGCAAACAACTCGGGAAGTTTTATGCAGAGTACGAAATAAGAGACCTTTTTTCTGTCGATCAAACCTATCTGACACCAAAACTGCCAAATTCCAAAGTTGGCGATGATGGGTTGCTAATCACTATTACTGATGTCGAAgaattcaaaaacaaatttGGAAATGTCGAGATATACTATGAAGCGGTGAAGCCGGATGGATTCGAAATTTTTCCACTGTCGGATCAAGATCTTAACGTAAAAGGGCTCATTCGTAAGTACAATAAGAGTAAAAAGCACGTAAGGAAGATCAAGTACGTCGACGTTGTGAGTGGGTTTGACTTTAAGGAAAAGCGTGGATATGCAATTCCCGTGGTAAAATCCATACTCGTGAACAAGGTTGATTACACAATATTGCAAGGGCTGGTTAAAAAACACCTAGAATTGAGGAACTTGCAATATTGGAACACTCTACTTAAAAAATTAGCAATAAAAGAACGGCTTGATAGCACTTACGGTGAGTGA
- the SUM1 gene encoding Sum1p (similar to Saccharomyces cerevisiae SUM1 (YDR310C); ancestral locus Anc_5.333), which translates to MEGDTVNNNVVPVDDKSSVKLVEIKSELEETKTQFQELEALIINSTTRSNSTTHDFFNSLKTLSHNQTVLENKLEDAMKNQMNTDILVNDINKRLNTLASVLDSKNFKRLLSANDLQRAGLRDSNGESKSTLQSNTNGLITANAGKEVSTMPVKRGPGRPRKDQNSVNNSGSAAKSNDGPSGLLSQVKVSLPHGTVQLPKSRRYFIHPLESVNGNGNHQLSSILSHQSLSGPDLKGTVGTGASVSSSHHGSDLDDYNSDTPLERYRLQGRPRTRQRRPASTSTKREDSDSETDLDGAQALLSRNPTGKKKVGRKRRPKAVILSRRRGRPPKIKRVETILTNEPGVNDAEAPETEEKNSQDGLKNTISQKEQDDLESSKIAEVPSGRSLRSRKSSSAEPSEEIEEHETVVNPADDKPNAEKTENAALDATKENVGFLLNTKGFASGKAHKMIYEDPVYNELEKQGTKMNEQLEKLRDPREKMLVSLKYNDRDSAKSFIESNKELLKALREDERRRKLEAHNSKEGLDGEKPKQRRERLPKPKEMGLMGHYKNLGIPKDSKPTHPDHIAAQSEIPQVLPAATLGADRQEGGTAKVDENTENSHTSRSVPAGPKEDIPADEQKRNEFLRENLEILLKVKSAKNGVGQTKDEEGKAKKSTEEMGHGFNFGKLPYQSAGELINETLNADPLEKLKHPIRGAGATVRNEKIRTLKTGTDNTADKAQNNNLCIIPSNKQYDPSRNAENQGQGSQPQHATRIKNGAENEMNSSQHFNKATNIAIQVSGSGEGDAPLKANDTDPPTKEGEETTVLAHHNPEDKKESTPNETEESQVEPVTPNGDGRLLRKRKHKESEPVQGEKIKQQRFSRNPSEGAKRSIQTKPSTKNGRSSKKSVGSATSSIVSPNTETNEESGELRTGLISSAPIELLCRDGFFYQRDAPQVPITTGTYLQFKFDSKETELMDLKKVDRSLKGTVESTGGCNPISSTKVERTNAYSLNPVVDQEAAQAFSVLSNTTLTERYVNSLEYFLMEFRWENKLVALGLKLRESKRTWQRRKALFTLFEFWRDQSVEKRNLKNYSILHAVKEMENYRIFINRSVSWFYNHITLLKMILYDLCDHVGTQRREWMFSDDQPLPAVGVYNRELGILYTVKNINAILDSMLTFDKLDDGTENSQVKQSQVHAPESS; encoded by the coding sequence ATGGAGGGCGACACTGTCAATAATAATGTTGTTCCCGTGGATGATAAGAGTTCCGTAAAACTTGTCGAGATCAAGAGTGAACTGGAAGAGACAAAGACACAGTTTCAGGAGTTGGAGGCGTTGATAATAAACTCCACTACAAGAAGTAATAGTACCACGCAtgattttttcaattctttgaagacgTTGTCCCACAATCAAACTGTGTTGGAAAATAAGCTGGAGGACGCTATGAAAAATCAAATGAATACGGATATTTTGGTGAACGATATTAACAAACGTTTGAACACACTGGCTAGTGTACTGGACTCCAAGAATTTTAAAAGGCTTCTCAGTGCGAACGATTTGCAGAGAGCGGGACTTCGAGACTCAAATGGGGAATCCAAGAGTACCCTACAGTCTAATACAAATGGGTTAATTACAGCCAACGCTGGTAAAGAGGTTTCAACAATGCCTGTCAAGAGAGGCCCGGGTAGACCAAGAAAGGATCAAAACTCAGTAAACAATTCAGGGAGCGCTGCCAAATCAAATGATGGACCATCCGGTCTGTTGTCACAGGTGAAAGTGTCCTTACCCCATGGAACCGTTCAACTACCCAAATCAAGAAGGTATTTTATCCACCCCTTGGAGTCAGTGAATGGGAACGGCAATCATCAACTTTCATCTATCTTATCGCATCAAAGTTTATCCGGACCTGACCTTAAGGGCACCGTTGGCACAGGGGCAAGTGTTTCGTCTTCACACCATGGCAGCGATTTAGATGACTACAACAGTGATACTCCCTTGGAGAGGTACCGTTTACAAGGACGTCCTAGAACCAGACAGAGAAGACCTGCATCGACCTCTACCAAAAGGGAAGATTCAGATTCTGAAACCGATCTCGATGGTGCGCAAGCCTTGCTTTCTCGTAATCCAACTGGCAAAAAGAAGGTAGGTCGCAAACGTCGCCCTAAAGCTGTGATTCTCAGCAGAAGAAGGGGCCGGCCACCCAAAATCAAAAGGGTTGAAACTATACTAACAAACGAACCTGGTGTTAATGATGCAGAGGCTCCTGAAacagaggagaagaacagtCAAGACGGATTAAAGAACACAATTTctcaaaaagaacaagacgATTTGGAATCAAGTAAAATAGCAGAGGTTCCATCAGGGCGGTCGTTGCGTTCGCGTAAATCATCCTCCGCTGAACCGAGCGAGGAAATTGAGGAGCACGAGACTGTTGTAAATCCAGCAGACGACAAACCCAATGCAGAAAAGACTGAGAATGCTGCTCTCGATGccacaaaagaaaatgtcGGTTTTTTGCTCAATACTAAAGGTTTTGCATCCGGTAAAGCGCATAAGATGATTTATGAAGACCCTGTTTATAATGAGCTGGAGAAACAGGGGACAAAAATGAACGAACAACTAGAGAAGTTGCGAGATCCGCGCGAAAAAATGCTAGTGAGTTTGAAATATAATGATCGGGACAGCGCAAAATCATTCATAGAATCAAACAAAGAGCTTCTTAAAGCATTACGCGAGGATgaacgaagaagaaaattagAAGCGCATAATTCAAAAGAAGGGCTCGATGGGGAAAAACCGAAACAGCGAAGAGAAAGGCTACCAAAACCAAAGGAAATGGGATTGATGGGCCATTATAAGAATCTAGGGATTCCCAAAGACTCAAAGCCCACACATCCTGACCATATTGCTGCTCAATCTGAGATTCCGCAGGTACTTCCAGCTGCTACTTTAGGAGCAGATCGTCAAGAAGGAGGTACCGCGAAAGTAGATGAAAATACTGAAAATTCGCATACAAGTCGCAGTGTTCCTGCTGGACCAAAAGAAGACATACCCGCTGATGAACAAAAGAGGAATGAATTTTTGAGGGAAAACTTAGAGATATTACTGAAGGTCAAGTCAGCCAAAAATGGAGTAGGTCAAACCAAAGATGAAGAGGGAAAGGCGAAAAAAAGCACAGAAGAAATGGGGCATGGCTTTaactttggaaaattgCCGTATCAGAGTGCAGGTGAGTTAATAAATGAAACACTCAATGCTGATCCGTTAGAAAAACTTAAACACCCGATTCGCGGTGCAGGAGCCACAGTTCGCAACGAGAAGATACGGACTTTAAAAACAGGCACCGATAACACTGCAGATAAGGCACAGAATAATAATCTCTGCATCATTCCTTCGAACAAACAGTATGATCCTTCTCGAAACGCAGAGAACCAAGGTCAGGGTAGTCAGCCCCAACATGCAACACGAATAAAAAATGGTGCTGAAAATGAGATGAACAGTTCTCAGCATTTTAACAAAGCGACAAACATCGCTATACAAGTGAGTGGTAGTGGAGAAGGAGACGCTCCTCTTAAAGCTAATGACACAGATCCTCCTACCAAAGAAGGTGAAGAGACCACGGTACTCGCTCACCATAATCCAGAAGACAAGAAAGAATCTACTCCAAatgaaacagaagaaagCCAAGTAGAACCTGTAACTCCAAATGGAGATGGTAGGCTACTCAGAAAAAGGAAGCACAAGGAATCAGAACCTGTGCAAGGGGAAAAAATCAAGCAGCAACGATTTTCAAGGAATCCTTCCGAAGGAGCAAAACGAAGTATTCAGACAAAACCTTCGACGAAAAATGGTCgatcttcaaaaaagtcTGTGGGTTCCGCCACTTCGTCCATCGTTAGTCCAAATACTGAAACGAACGAGGAAAGCGGAGAACTGCGGACCGGTTTAATATCATCTGCACCTATCGAGCTGCTTTGTAGGGACGGTTTCTTTTATCAAAGAGATGCTCCTCAGGTGCCCATAACTACAGGCACGTATTTGcaattcaaatttgattCAAAGGAGACTGAACTGATGGACCTTAAAAAGGTTGACCGATCGCTCAAGGGTACTGTTGAATCTACTGGTGGATGTAATCCAATATCGTCTACGAAGGTAGAGCGCACAAATGCGTACTCCTTGAATCCAGTCGTGGACCAAGAAGCAGCACAAGCTTTCAGTGTGTTGAGTAATACCACATTAACAGAAAGATATGTGAACTCTTTGGAATACTTTCTGATGGAATTTAGATGGGAGAACAAGTTGGTGGCGCTTGGATTAAAGTTACGAGAATCAAAGAGAACGTGGCAAAGGCGCAAGGCTTTGTTCACACTGTTCGAGTTTTGGAGAGATCAATCTGTggagaaaagaaacttAAAAAATTACTCTATTCTACACGCCGTGAAAGAAATGGAGAACTATCGAATCTTTATCAACCGGTCTGTTTCGTGGTTCTATAACCATATTACTTTGCTCAAAATGATACTTTATGATCTCTGCGACCATGTGGGCACGCAGAGAAGGGAGTGGATGTTTTCCGATGACCAACCTTTGCCTGCTGTAGGTGTGTACAACAGAGAATTGGGCATACTGTACACTGTGAAGAATATCAACGCGATACTGGACAGTATGCTGACCTTCGACAAGCTCGACGATGGTACTGAGAACAGCCAAGTGAAGCAATCCCAAGTCCATGCACCCGAAAGCAGTTGA
- the KNAG0B02060 gene encoding N-acetyltransferase family protein yields MGSSVEVRYVQPGDREELARLFTLYLNFYKSLDKVPATQFDLNFKRFLDPKERMWAAVAIDTSTGKHIGMVQWFHHTSTWEPEGCILLNDLYVDEDSRLGGVGRALMEFVFSEGDKIGVGNVYWHTDTSNHRAQLLYTKVGYLSSQCRYVRNGY; encoded by the coding sequence ATGGGATCTTCTGTGGAGGTGAGATACGTTCAGCCTGGTGACAGGGAGGAATTGGCTCGTCTCTTCACGCTGTACTTGAACTTCTACAAGTCGTTGGATAAAGTCCCCGCCACGCAGTTTGATTTGAACTTCAAGAGGTTCCTGGACCCGAAGGAGCGAATGTGGGCAGCTGTGGCAATTGACACGTCCACTGGGAAGCACATCGGTATGGTGCAGTGGTTCCACCACACGAGCACCTGGGAACCGGAGGGCTGTATCCTGTTGAACGATCTGTACGTGGATGAAGATTCACGGCTGGGCGGTGTAGGGCGGGCATTGATGGAGTTTGTATTTTCGGAAGGGGACAAGATTGGTGTCGGGAATGTGTATTGGCACACGGATACCTCTAACCACAGGGCACAATTGCTGTACACGAAAGTCGGGTATTTGTCTTCCCAGTGCAGGTACGTAAGAAACGGTTACTGA
- the SSF2 gene encoding rRNA-binding ribosome biosynthesis protein (similar to Saccharomyces cerevisiae SSF2 (YDR312W) and SSF1 (YHR066W); ancestral locus Anc_5.338) — protein MAKRRSKKRTHVAPTPESQKGIPKSMVIRVGQTSLANHSLNQLVKDFRNIMQPHTAIKLKERKSNKLKDFVVMCGPLAVSHLFIFTQSEKTGNVSLKVARTPQGPTITFNVIDYSLGKDIKKFLKRPKSLNNEDLLNPPLLVLNGFSTKNKNEDDPNANVEKIIISMFQNIFPPLNPQTTQLNSIKRVMMLNKDPVTKEISLRHYFIDVKDVDISRNLRKLYTAKSHLNKTVPNLNRKKDISSLILDHDLGAYTSESEVDDEEAIVNINESYGKNKNGQISVEKRKKEKPAIDLETGLEKDELDVEMEEAATRDAAQPEALPRKKAIRLTEVGPRMNLKLVKIEEGICAGKILHHEYVHKTDQEIKMLERKHAAKMRLKEQRRKEQEANISKKKAVKDAKKERKLERRRLRKEQAEADGKADNDSSEGSSESESENYDDVPEDIDSDLLSEVEDAV, from the coding sequence ATGGCGAAGAGAAGAtccaagaaaagaacaCACGTTGCGCCTACTCCGGAATCCCAAAAGGGGATTCCTAAGTCTATGGTGATTAGAGTTGGCCAGACGTCGCTTGCCAATCACTCTTTGAACCAGCTGGTGAAAGATTTCCGTAACATTATGCAGCCTCACACCGCCatcaagttgaaggagaggaagTCCAATAAGTTGAAGGATTTTGTGGTCATGTGTGGTCCGCTGGCTGTTTCGCatcttttcattttcacCCAGTCGGAAAAGACCGGGAAcgtttctttgaaagttgctAGAACACCACAGGGTCCCACCATCACTTTCAACGTGATAGATTACTCGCTGGGCAAAGAtatcaagaagtttttgaagagaccAAAGTCGCTGAACAACGAGGATCTGCTGAACCCACCGTTACTGGTTCTGAATGGATTTAGCACCAAGAATAAGAACGAGGACGACCCGAATGCTAACGTGGAAAAGATTATAATCTCCAtgtttcaaaacatttttcCTCCGTTGAACCCGCAGACAACACAGTTGAATTCTATAAAGAGAGtgatgatgttgaacaaaGATCCCGTGACGAAGGAGATCTCTCTACGTCATTATTTCATCGACGTGAAGGACGTCGACATCTCGAGAAACCTAAGGAAACTTTACACCGCCAAGAGCCACTTGAATAAGACCGTCCCCAATCTGAACAGAAAGAAGGATATATCGTCGTTGATCTTAGACCACGATCTGGGCGCATACACATCCGAATCCGAGgttgatgacgaggaggctATTGTCAACATTAATGAGAGCTATGGGAAGAATAAAAACGGCCAGATATCTGTCGAGAAAcggaagaaagagaaaccAGCGATCGACTTGGAAACCGGGCTGGAAAAGGATGAGCTGGATGTCGAGATGGAGGAAGCGGCCACGAGGGACGCCGCCCAACCTGAAGCTTTGCCCAGAAAGAAGGCTATCAGACTGACAGAAGTGGGCCCAAGAATGAACTTGAAACTGGTGAAAATCGAGGAAGGTATCTGCGCGGGTAAAATCTTGCACCATGAGTATGTCCATAAGACCGATCAAGAGATTAAAATGTTGGAAAGGAAACATGCTGCTAAGATGAGACTGAAGGAAcagagaaggaaagaacaagaggcAAACATTTCTAAAAAGAAGGCAGTCAAGGATGCtaagaaggaaagaaaactGGAGAGAAGGAGGTTAAGGAAGGAACAAGCGGAGGCCGACGGTAAAGCCGACAACGACTCTTCAGAAGGCTCAAGTGAGAGCGAAAGTGAGAACTATGATGACGTCCCTGAAGATATCGACAGTGACTTGCTGAGCGAAGTTGAGGACGCTGTTTGA
- the KNAG0B02040 gene encoding uncharacterized protein (similar to Saccharomyces cerevisiae GIC2 (YDR309C) and GIC1 (YHR061C); ancestral locus Anc_5.331), with protein MRSARTVPHMQSIWIDQNQYMEKLYGCQMDQLFDATTTVSGTKIIRLDAFDDHETDIHILNSSIPILGSNTNFIDLSASHRLIPQPKNPARKGSTPVKTPIIQWDKIRRVAKECQKFITNPKVKLGNKKGKHSKTVSKTLCISSHIACRNLCRLHREGSFFIFDPTGIKISTARDTFTLREPRVNARPGQVCTAYTTSTV; from the coding sequence ATGCGCTCCGCGAGGACTGTACCACACATGCAGTCCATCTGGATAGATCAGAACCAATACATGGAGAAACTGTATGGATGTCAAATGGATCAGTTGTTCGATGCCACCACGACTGTATCTGGAACTAAAATAATTAGGCTGGATGCCTTTGACGACCATGAGACCGATATACATATACTGAACAGCAGCATACCTATACTAGGTAGTAACACAAACTTTATCGACCTGTCTGCCTCACACCGTCTGATTCCACAACCGAAAAATCCAGCAAGAAAGGGTTCTACTCCAGTGAAGACCCCAATCATTCAATGGGATAAAATACGGAGAGTCGCAAAGGAGTGCCAGAAATTCATCACCAACCCAAAGGTCAAGCTGGGAAACAAGAAAGGcaaacattcaaaaactgtatcAAAAACCTTATGCATTTCATCACATATCGCATGCAGAAACCTGTGTAGACTACACAGAGAGGGATCGTTCTTCATTTTCGACCCTACGGGAATCAAGATATCCACAGCAAGAGATACTTTTACCTTACGAGAGCCACGGGTTAACGCTCGACCCGGACAAGTTTGCACCGCATACACCACCTCCACTGTGTAG